One Candidatus Coatesbacteria bacterium genomic window carries:
- the rimM gene encoding 16S rRNA processing protein RimM: protein MVDEFIEIGKIGRPWGLRGEQLFRPFNEGGLEFYQRFDRVVVDGRSRDVAGWREDGGGRLYLRLAGVDSPEAAKAYSGGLVSVSAAELPQNPAGVYYEYQLVGLKVIDGSGATVGVVEGLQAGAGVANDVLVVRCEDGEEWLVPFVAAYVGEIDLGAGRLTVSDYDAEGVD from the coding sequence ATGGTTGATGAATTCATCGAGATCGGTAAAATCGGCCGCCCCTGGGGGCTGCGCGGCGAGCAGCTTTTCCGGCCTTTCAACGAGGGCGGGCTGGAGTTCTACCAGCGGTTCGACCGTGTGGTCGTCGACGGTCGTAGCCGTGACGTCGCCGGTTGGCGCGAAGACGGCGGGGGTCGCCTGTACCTGCGGTTGGCGGGTGTGGACAGCCCCGAGGCGGCCAAAGCCTACAGCGGCGGCCTGGTGAGTGTGTCGGCGGCGGAGCTGCCGCAGAATCCGGCCGGTGTCTACTACGAGTACCAACTCGTCGGCCTGAAGGTGATCGATGGCTCCGGCGCGACCGTCGGCGTGGTCGAGGGTCTACAGGCCGGTGCCGGGGTGGCCAACGACGTGCTGGTCGTCCGTTGCGAAGACGGAGAGGAGTGGTTGGTGCCCTTCGTCGCGGCCTATGTCGGCGAAATCGATCTCGGCGCCGGTCGCCTGACGGTCAGTGATTACGACGCAGAGGGAGTGGATTAG
- a CDS encoding tetratricopeptide repeat protein has product MSKRIILVLISLLVLGALAQEADPADKTDTEAVAVEAPAETVGEGRMTKWLIFDLYSEFPYRDETYTDPESDLPVKRRVDWIGAAIALSVNYDLMQSSNVWIIERSNLLYKFQQLYQALNDADRDTAIQQAKLENVSLNVNEASGLNTVFNADYMITGSFNKPDIPVVTATIEVRRADPPFDVLASFDFEGTYDELPALSREISRTIMDEFGLFPRPGTEGYWSEPLTDNLEAYRWMAEAITGGHSGKMIAFFERAMEKDPNFFITLVEFGKVLYAEKQYERAFEILEKATDIEEGANNQLAWLRRGNAYFNAASTITQNIEYLNEPPEEDWELGDSSLIKNKTDAALANEYYQKALEYYQKSVEVDPGYVDGWISVATTQGRLEQPAEALDTWARIIEITDICDEAFFQLGRAAWDNKEYDTALNYFEQTIEINPRHVQALYNGAVLANALDDNDKALEILNVYFSWAPPGHSLYTRFDELFQKVISQ; this is encoded by the coding sequence ATGTCTAAACGGATTATCCTGGTCCTGATCAGCCTGCTCGTGCTGGGTGCATTAGCCCAAGAGGCGGATCCCGCCGATAAAACCGACACCGAAGCCGTCGCCGTCGAAGCCCCCGCCGAGACCGTCGGGGAAGGCCGGATGACCAAATGGCTGATCTTCGATCTTTACAGTGAGTTCCCCTACCGGGACGAAACCTACACCGACCCGGAAAGCGACCTGCCGGTCAAGCGCCGCGTGGACTGGATCGGCGCCGCCATCGCCCTCAGCGTCAACTACGACCTGATGCAGAGCTCCAACGTCTGGATCATCGAGCGTTCCAACCTGCTCTACAAGTTTCAGCAGCTCTACCAGGCCCTCAACGACGCCGACCGCGACACCGCCATCCAGCAGGCCAAGCTGGAGAACGTTTCTCTCAACGTCAACGAGGCCAGTGGTCTGAACACCGTCTTCAACGCCGACTACATGATCACGGGCTCCTTCAACAAACCCGACATCCCCGTGGTAACCGCCACCATCGAGGTCCGCCGGGCCGATCCGCCCTTCGACGTGTTGGCCTCCTTCGACTTCGAGGGCACCTACGACGAGCTGCCCGCCCTCTCCCGGGAGATCAGCCGGACGATCATGGATGAGTTCGGCCTCTTTCCCCGCCCGGGAACGGAAGGCTACTGGTCCGAGCCGCTGACCGACAACCTCGAGGCCTACCGCTGGATGGCCGAAGCCATCACCGGCGGCCACTCGGGCAAGATGATCGCCTTCTTCGAGCGGGCGATGGAAAAGGACCCCAACTTCTTTATCACTCTGGTCGAGTTCGGCAAGGTCCTCTACGCCGAGAAGCAGTACGAACGGGCCTTCGAGATTCTGGAGAAGGCCACCGACATCGAGGAAGGCGCCAACAATCAGCTCGCCTGGCTGCGCCGCGGCAACGCCTACTTCAACGCCGCCTCGACCATTACCCAGAACATCGAGTATCTCAACGAACCGCCCGAAGAGGATTGGGAGCTGGGTGATTCGAGCCTGATCAAGAACAAGACCGACGCCGCCCTGGCCAACGAGTATTATCAGAAGGCCCTCGAGTATTACCAGAAGAGCGTCGAGGTCGACCCCGGCTACGTCGACGGCTGGATCAGCGTCGCCACCACCCAGGGCCGTCTCGAGCAGCCCGCCGAGGCCCTGGACACCTGGGCCCGGATCATCGAGATCACCGATATCTGCGACGAGGCCTTTTTCCAGCTCGGTCGCGCCGCCTGGGACAACAAGGAATACGATACGGCCCTCAACTACTTCGAACAGACCATCGAGATCAACCCCCGCCACGTCCAGGCCCTCTACAACGGCGCCGTATTGGCCAACGCCCTGGACGACAACGACAAAGCCCTCGAGATCCTCAACGTCTATTTCAGTTGGGCGCCGCCGGGCCACAGCCTCTACACCCGCTTCGACGAGCTATTCCAGAAAGTCATCTCCCAATAA
- a CDS encoding aminotransferase class I/II-fold pyridoxal phosphate-dependent enzyme: MADHDMETSLDTRCVHGGDHPDERTGAVSTPIYQVSTFAFQSAEHGAACFQGEADGYIYSRLSNPTVDTFERKMAVLEGAEAGLAFASGIAATHNLCLQVAHGGHIVSSDTIYGGTFALFRNLLPQMGVEVDFVDTTDLGNIERALREDTKLIFFETPANPTLAVTDIAAAAELAHSRGSLLCVDNTFATPVLQQPLELGADVVLHSCTKYVSGHGDAVSGCYVGSQEFIDEAREWRTDIGGIMAPFQSWLLLRGLKTLHLRVQRSQSNAMVLAEFLLNHPKVERVLYPGLDCHPGYATAQKQMRGPGGVLSFEVVGGVEAGARLINNVAMMVVAVSLGDCATLIEHPASMTHSTMEPEEQLRYGITPGLVRVAVGLEDPDDLIADMDRALEAV; this comes from the coding sequence ATGGCAGACCACGACATGGAAACGTCCCTGGACACGCGCTGCGTTCACGGCGGCGACCACCCCGACGAGCGCACCGGCGCGGTGAGCACCCCGATCTACCAGGTATCGACCTTCGCCTTCCAGTCCGCCGAGCACGGCGCGGCCTGCTTCCAGGGCGAGGCCGACGGCTACATCTACAGCCGGCTGTCCAATCCGACTGTGGACACCTTCGAGCGCAAGATGGCGGTCCTCGAGGGCGCCGAGGCCGGGTTGGCCTTCGCCTCGGGCATCGCCGCCACGCACAATCTCTGCCTGCAGGTGGCCCACGGTGGTCACATCGTCAGCTCGGACACCATCTACGGCGGTACCTTCGCCCTGTTCCGCAACCTGCTGCCGCAGATGGGCGTCGAAGTCGATTTCGTCGACACCACGGATCTCGGCAACATCGAGCGGGCGCTGCGTGAGGACACCAAATTGATCTTCTTCGAGACGCCGGCCAACCCGACCCTGGCGGTGACGGACATCGCCGCCGCCGCCGAGTTGGCGCACTCCCGGGGCAGCCTGCTCTGCGTCGACAACACCTTCGCCACCCCGGTGCTGCAGCAGCCCCTGGAGCTGGGCGCCGACGTGGTGCTGCACAGTTGCACCAAGTACGTCAGCGGCCACGGCGACGCCGTCAGCGGCTGCTACGTCGGCTCGCAGGAGTTCATCGACGAGGCCCGGGAATGGCGCACCGACATCGGCGGGATCATGGCCCCCTTCCAGAGCTGGCTGCTGTTGCGCGGCTTGAAGACCCTGCACCTGCGGGTCCAGCGCTCCCAGTCCAACGCCATGGTCCTGGCCGAGTTCCTGCTCAATCACCCCAAGGTCGAGCGAGTGCTCTATCCGGGCCTGGACTGCCATCCGGGCTACGCGACGGCGCAGAAGCAGATGCGCGGTCCCGGCGGCGTGCTCTCCTTCGAGGTCGTCGGCGGTGTCGAGGCCGGCGCCCGGCTGATCAACAACGTCGCGATGATGGTCGTCGCCGTCTCGCTGGGCGACTGCGCCACCCTGATAGAGCATCCAGCCAGCATGACCCACTCCACCATGGAGCCCGAGGAGCAACTGCGGTACGGCATTACACCGGGCCTGGTCCGCGTGGCCGTCGGCCTCGAGGACCCGGACGACCTGATCGCCGACATGGACCGCGCTTTGGAGGCGGTCTAA
- a CDS encoding zinc-ribbon domain-containing protein, translating into MFCPQCGKELPDDAKFCMNCGYQIPRKDEAAQKPAAGAESVESPEPKPAPPMPEAIPEEQPTPEQPEPPTAPPVEPAAPVVDKPKLTSENWLQLVFTIGLVGTMFAAFLRFGSEAYYSALMMGGPGLTGFGEALGYAFGLARTSIGSFGYGLPVIALLLGGLTIFLSRFKRDLLERFLPANGALRIGGGVALAGLLMAVSNAFDSTLMWFIFCLLSGATLAYTALILLSHSDKFQAGFLQRLGYPMAAYSLLVYAGSLVLSGLGSLLGVGFLAYSLPRIFMIISGIAGVLGVLGFAIDLLLKTLFRES; encoded by the coding sequence ATGTTCTGCCCCCAATGCGGCAAGGAACTGCCCGACGACGCCAAGTTCTGCATGAACTGCGGCTACCAGATTCCCCGGAAGGACGAGGCGGCGCAGAAGCCGGCCGCCGGGGCGGAGTCCGTCGAAAGCCCCGAACCCAAGCCGGCCCCGCCGATGCCCGAGGCGATCCCGGAGGAACAGCCGACCCCCGAACAGCCCGAGCCTCCAACCGCCCCGCCCGTTGAACCAGCCGCCCCGGTGGTCGACAAACCTAAGCTGACGTCAGAGAACTGGCTGCAGCTCGTCTTCACCATCGGTCTGGTGGGCACAATGTTCGCCGCCTTCCTGCGTTTCGGCAGCGAAGCCTACTACAGCGCGCTGATGATGGGCGGCCCCGGCTTAACGGGCTTCGGCGAGGCGCTGGGCTACGCCTTCGGTCTGGCCCGGACCTCGATCGGCAGCTTCGGCTACGGCTTGCCGGTGATCGCCCTGCTGCTGGGAGGCTTGACCATTTTCCTCAGCCGCTTCAAGCGCGACCTGCTGGAGCGGTTCCTGCCGGCCAACGGCGCTTTGCGCATCGGCGGCGGCGTGGCCCTGGCCGGCCTGTTGATGGCTGTCAGCAACGCCTTCGACTCGACCCTGATGTGGTTCATCTTCTGCCTGCTGAGCGGTGCGACACTGGCCTACACCGCCCTGATCCTGCTCAGCCACAGTGACAAGTTCCAGGCGGGCTTCCTCCAGCGGCTGGGCTATCCGATGGCCGCCTACTCCCTGCTGGTCTATGCCGGCTCCCTGGTCCTTTCGGGCCTGGGCAGCCTGCTCGGCGTGGGCTTTCTGGCCTACAGTTTGCCGCGGATCTTCATGATCATCAGCGGCATCGCCGGTGTCCTGGGCGTGTTGGGCTTCGCCATCGACCTGCTGCTCAAGACCCTGTTCCGGGAGTCGTAA